In one Mycobacterium sp. NBC_00419 genomic region, the following are encoded:
- the hisC gene encoding histidinol-phosphate transaminase has translation MTARLRPELADIPAYTPGKTVPGAIKLASNETVHGPLPSVREAIAVAAETINRYPDNGYIELKDELAKHLSKDVDVAPENIAVGCGSVSLCQQLIQITTSVGDEVVFGWRSFEIYPLQVRVAGATPVQIPLRDHTFDLDAMLAAITDRTRLIFVCNPNNPTSTVVDPDELARFVDAVPSDILVVIDEAYVEYIRDGMVPDSLRLARTHPNVVVLRTFSKAYGLAGLRVGYAVGDPDVITALGKVYVPFTATTVSQAAAIASVHAADELMARTDAVVAERRRVTAALADLGYSFPPTQANFVWLPLAEHTLDFVEQAANARVLVRPYGTDGVRVTIGAPEENDTFLAFAADWIKTVS, from the coding sequence GTGACCGCTCGCCTGCGCCCCGAACTGGCTGATATTCCGGCCTACACACCGGGCAAGACCGTGCCGGGTGCGATCAAGCTGGCCAGCAACGAAACCGTGCACGGCCCGCTGCCCAGCGTCCGGGAGGCCATCGCGGTCGCCGCCGAGACCATCAACCGCTACCCCGACAACGGCTACATCGAACTCAAGGACGAGCTGGCCAAGCACTTGAGCAAGGACGTCGACGTCGCCCCCGAGAACATCGCGGTGGGCTGCGGCTCGGTGAGCCTGTGCCAGCAGCTCATCCAGATCACCACGAGCGTCGGCGACGAGGTGGTCTTCGGCTGGCGCAGCTTCGAGATCTACCCGCTGCAAGTGCGGGTGGCCGGCGCCACCCCGGTCCAGATCCCGCTGCGCGACCACACCTTCGACCTGGACGCCATGCTGGCCGCGATCACCGACCGCACCCGGCTCATTTTCGTCTGCAACCCGAACAACCCCACGTCGACGGTCGTCGACCCCGACGAGCTGGCCCGGTTCGTCGACGCGGTGCCGTCGGACATCCTTGTCGTCATCGACGAGGCCTACGTCGAGTACATCCGCGACGGCATGGTCCCCGACAGCCTGAGGCTGGCCCGAACGCACCCGAATGTGGTTGTGCTACGCACTTTTTCCAAGGCCTACGGCCTGGCCGGCCTGCGGGTGGGCTACGCGGTCGGCGATCCTGACGTGATCACCGCCCTGGGCAAGGTCTACGTGCCGTTCACCGCCACCACGGTGTCGCAGGCCGCGGCGATCGCCTCGGTGCACGCGGCCGACGAGTTGATGGCCCGCACCGACGCCGTCGTCGCCGAACGCCGCCGGGTCACCGCGGCGCTGGCCGATCTGGGCTATTCGTTCCCGCCCACCCAAGCCAACTTCGTGTGGCTGCCACTGGCCGAGCACACGCTGGACTTCGTCGAGCAGGCCGCCAACGCCCGCGTGCTGGTCCGCCCCTACGGCACCGACGGCGTGCGGGTGACGATCGGCGCGCCCGAAGAGAACGACACCTTCTTGGCCTTCGCCGCCGACTGGATCAAGACCGTCAGCTGA
- a CDS encoding family 2A encapsulin nanocompartment cargo protein cysteine desulfurase, protein MSTSEYRSVAAEGGLPISEAELAAMATQLLAASIRPGNDSPPQTVPPAPRGSVPDTTAAASYASAAAGGVPFSPPAVFLEAPSVTLPPPSSPGPEPVPPGTVPVAPRGTAPDLTTAPSAGHAASGVADVYAPPHLEEFAVPDGIVPTVPGVLAGATPTAPVAPRGSVPGFLHEVPGIPDLSFLSAPQSASAPTGDEANYYFTSAVPGLTQPVPQIPDKHEIFDVHAIRADFPILRETVNGKPLIWFDNAATTQKPQAVIDRLAYFYAHENSNIHRAAHELAARATDAYEEARDTVRRFIGAPKSEQIIFVRGTTEAINLVAKAWGGKHLKPGDEIVITNLEHHANIVPWQMIAKQTGAILKVAPVDDAGNLLLSEFEDLLGPRTKLVSATQVSNALGTVTPVEKIVELGHRYGARVLIDAAQSVPHIPIDVSETGADFLVFSGHKIFGPTGIGVLYGTEEALAETPPWQGGGNMIADVTIERSIYQGLPNKFEAGTGNIADAVGLGEALRYVEKVGIDRIAAYEHALLDYATPRLAAIPGVRLIGTADEKASVLSFVLAGHDPIEIGKALNAEGIAVRAGHHCAQPILRRMGVETTVRPSFAFYNTYDEIDVFIDAVRRIAEGGSNTG, encoded by the coding sequence ATGAGTACAAGTGAGTATCGATCGGTAGCCGCCGAAGGCGGCCTCCCGATCAGCGAGGCCGAACTGGCCGCCATGGCAACACAATTGCTCGCGGCCAGCATCCGGCCCGGCAACGATTCACCGCCGCAAACGGTGCCGCCGGCACCCCGCGGGTCGGTTCCCGACACCACAGCCGCGGCGTCCTACGCCTCGGCCGCGGCGGGTGGGGTTCCCTTCTCGCCGCCTGCGGTGTTCCTCGAAGCTCCGAGTGTGACGTTGCCGCCGCCGAGTTCACCTGGGCCGGAACCGGTTCCGCCGGGAACCGTTCCGGTGGCACCGCGCGGTACTGCACCGGACCTGACCACCGCACCGTCGGCGGGTCACGCCGCCTCGGGCGTGGCCGATGTCTACGCCCCGCCGCACCTGGAGGAGTTCGCCGTGCCCGACGGCATCGTTCCGACGGTGCCGGGGGTGTTGGCCGGTGCCACCCCGACCGCGCCGGTGGCGCCGCGCGGGTCCGTTCCCGGTTTTCTGCATGAAGTCCCCGGGATTCCCGATCTCAGTTTCCTGTCGGCACCCCAATCCGCTTCGGCCCCAACCGGAGACGAGGCGAACTACTACTTCACCTCGGCGGTTCCCGGGTTGACCCAACCGGTGCCGCAGATCCCCGACAAGCACGAGATCTTCGACGTCCACGCCATCCGCGCGGACTTCCCGATCCTGCGCGAAACGGTCAACGGCAAACCACTGATCTGGTTCGACAACGCCGCCACCACCCAAAAACCCCAAGCCGTCATCGACCGCCTGGCCTACTTCTACGCCCACGAAAACTCCAACATCCACCGCGCCGCCCACGAACTGGCCGCCCGCGCCACCGACGCCTACGAAGAAGCCCGCGACACCGTGCGCCGCTTCATCGGCGCACCGAAATCCGAGCAGATCATCTTCGTGCGCGGCACCACCGAAGCCATCAACCTGGTGGCCAAAGCCTGGGGCGGCAAGCACCTCAAGCCCGGCGACGAGATCGTCATCACCAACCTCGAGCACCACGCCAATATCGTTCCCTGGCAGATGATCGCCAAACAGACCGGCGCGATCCTCAAAGTCGCCCCCGTCGACGACGCCGGAAACCTGCTGCTCAGCGAATTCGAAGACCTGCTCGGCCCCCGCACCAAACTGGTCTCAGCCACCCAGGTCTCCAACGCCCTGGGCACCGTGACCCCGGTGGAGAAGATCGTCGAACTCGGCCACCGCTACGGCGCCCGGGTGCTCATCGACGCCGCCCAATCCGTGCCGCACATCCCGATCGACGTCTCCGAGACCGGTGCGGACTTCCTGGTGTTCTCCGGACATAAGATCTTCGGCCCCACCGGCATCGGGGTGCTCTACGGCACCGAAGAAGCACTGGCCGAGACACCGCCGTGGCAGGGCGGGGGCAACATGATCGCCGACGTCACCATCGAACGCTCGATCTACCAAGGCCTGCCCAACAAATTCGAAGCCGGCACCGGCAACATCGCCGACGCCGTCGGATTGGGGGAAGCGCTGCGCTACGTCGAGAAAGTCGGCATCGACCGGATCGCAGCCTACGAACACGCACTACTGGACTACGCCACCCCGCGGCTGGCCGCCATCCCCGGCGTACGCCTGATCGGCACCGCCGATGAAAAAGCCAGCGTGCTGTCCTTCGTCCTGGCCGGCCACGACCCGATCGAAATCGGCAAAGCCCTCAACGCCGAAGGCATCGCCGTACGCGCCGGACACCACTGCGCACAACCCATCCTGCGGCGCATGGGAGTCGAAACCACCGTGCGGCCGTCCTTCGCGTTCTACAACACCTACGACGAAATCGACGTGTTCATCGACGCCGTACGACGCATCGCCGAAGGCGGGTCGAACACGGGTTAG
- a CDS encoding TIGR03086 family metal-binding protein has product MGDEFTAGPEAAPTDELASAEATLKVLQQAVHRIATDDLSKQTPCRTFDVAGLTDHVLNSITLLGQAAGAEIPDRDTNDSVERQIIAAARPALDAWHRRGLDGTVPFGAGEAPAGFMASILSLEFLVHAWDYAAATGQPVHVSDSLVDYVSGLVHRIITPEGRVRAGFDDPVEVSADASALDRLIAFTGRVPVS; this is encoded by the coding sequence ATGGGCGACGAATTCACCGCAGGACCCGAAGCTGCACCGACCGATGAACTGGCTAGCGCCGAAGCGACGCTGAAAGTGCTCCAGCAGGCGGTACACCGCATCGCCACCGACGACCTCTCCAAACAGACCCCGTGCCGCACGTTCGATGTCGCCGGTCTCACCGACCACGTCCTGAACTCCATCACGTTGCTCGGCCAGGCCGCCGGGGCCGAGATCCCCGACCGTGACACCAACGACTCCGTGGAACGCCAGATCATCGCCGCCGCCCGTCCTGCACTGGACGCGTGGCATCGGCGCGGGCTGGACGGGACGGTTCCCTTCGGTGCGGGTGAGGCGCCCGCGGGCTTCATGGCGAGCATTCTGTCGCTCGAGTTCCTGGTCCACGCTTGGGATTACGCGGCCGCCACCGGTCAGCCGGTTCATGTCTCCGACTCGCTGGTCGACTACGTCTCGGGCCTGGTGCATCGCATCATCACCCCGGAGGGCCGGGTGCGGGCCGGCTTCGACGATCCCGTCGAGGTATCCGCCGACGCGTCGGCGCTGGACCGGCTGATCGCATTCACCGGCCGGGTGCCGGTCAGCTGA
- a CDS encoding LLM class flavin-dependent oxidoreductase, giving the protein MKFLLLTLIAHQQDPVSGEKKSPAERLNEVIESAVLAEELGFDGFAVGERHEDPFISSSPPVVLSNIAARTSTIGLFTAVTTLSLLDPVRAFEDYSTLDNLSGGRLELIIGKGNGTAQADLFHVTPTDQWDRNREGYELFRLLWERELVTWSGQFRPPLVDAKALPRPLQPHLRIWHGSATSTESVDLAARHGDPLFSANVTFPIEPYAELVRHYRQRWESYGHRPEDALVGAGTAGFHIAPTSQQAIEEYRPVFQTRLEFHRRAGLPVVFESIDDFVERSSALIGSPQQVIDKVGRYHEQLGHEVIHLSADTDGGSAAQRRRSLELFQSEVAPVLRDFIPSRPLSAQSRLKGAPL; this is encoded by the coding sequence GTGAAGTTCCTTCTCCTCACTCTGATCGCCCATCAACAGGACCCTGTGTCGGGTGAGAAGAAGAGCCCTGCCGAGCGGCTCAACGAGGTCATCGAATCAGCGGTGCTCGCCGAGGAACTCGGGTTCGACGGCTTCGCCGTGGGCGAGCGGCACGAGGACCCGTTCATCTCCTCCTCGCCGCCCGTGGTGCTGAGCAACATCGCCGCCCGGACATCGACGATCGGTCTGTTCACGGCGGTGACCACGCTGAGTCTGCTCGACCCGGTCCGCGCCTTCGAGGACTACTCCACGCTCGACAACCTGTCCGGCGGCCGTCTGGAGCTGATCATCGGCAAGGGCAACGGCACCGCGCAGGCCGATCTGTTTCACGTGACCCCCACCGACCAGTGGGATCGCAATCGTGAAGGCTACGAGCTCTTCCGCCTGCTCTGGGAGCGCGAACTGGTGACGTGGTCCGGCCAGTTCCGCCCGCCTCTCGTCGACGCCAAGGCGCTGCCCCGGCCGCTGCAGCCCCACCTCCGCATCTGGCACGGAAGCGCCACGAGCACAGAGTCCGTCGATCTCGCCGCCCGACACGGCGACCCATTGTTCTCGGCCAACGTGACCTTCCCCATCGAGCCCTACGCCGAGCTGGTCCGGCACTACCGGCAGCGCTGGGAGTCCTACGGCCATCGTCCCGAGGACGCGCTCGTCGGTGCCGGAACCGCGGGCTTCCACATCGCGCCTACGTCACAGCAGGCGATAGAGGAGTATCGGCCTGTCTTCCAGACCCGGCTGGAGTTTCACCGCCGGGCCGGGCTTCCGGTGGTCTTCGAGTCCATCGACGACTTCGTCGAGCGCAGTTCGGCTTTGATCGGCAGCCCGCAGCAGGTGATCGACAAGGTGGGCCGCTATCACGAACAGCTCGGCCATGAGGTCATCCACCTCAGTGCCGACACCGACGGTGGCTCCGCCGCCCAGAGGCGCCGTAGCCTGGAGCTGTTCCAGTCGGAGGTGGCGCCGGTGCTGCGAGATTTCATCCCGAGCAGGCCACTGAGTGCCCAGTCGAGACTGAAAGGGGCTCCGCTGTGA
- a CDS encoding DUF1684 domain-containing protein yields the protein MSSPEDFAASWKGWHTERERYFGDPLGWVSITGLHWLTDEFETIDDLPGRWRADTEAAYVEGIAGLDRLEPVEGAPGLIVEDGDRRIEVIRRTGSVALRVHDPKAPYLLSYNGIPAYPPSGGWVVPGRFTPYTQPTTVTTGAVVEGLEHHHSAVGVVDFELSGAGQQLVAFAGAQGGLHVLFTDATSGVTTYPAARSLAIAAPDPDGAVTLDFNRASNLPCAFTDYATCPVAPAQNKLTVAVEAGEKTPRR from the coding sequence GTGAGTAGTCCGGAGGATTTCGCCGCGTCCTGGAAAGGGTGGCACACCGAACGAGAGCGCTACTTCGGCGATCCGCTCGGCTGGGTGAGTATCACCGGGTTGCACTGGCTCACCGACGAATTCGAGACGATCGATGACCTTCCCGGCCGCTGGCGGGCCGACACCGAGGCGGCCTACGTCGAGGGAATCGCGGGTCTCGACAGGCTCGAACCGGTGGAGGGCGCGCCGGGGTTGATCGTCGAGGACGGTGATCGGCGCATCGAGGTGATCCGCCGGACCGGCTCGGTGGCCCTGCGGGTGCACGACCCCAAGGCGCCATACCTGCTGTCCTACAACGGTATTCCCGCGTACCCGCCGAGCGGCGGCTGGGTGGTGCCGGGCCGGTTCACCCCGTACACGCAGCCCACCACCGTGACCACCGGTGCTGTCGTGGAAGGACTGGAGCACCACCACAGCGCCGTCGGCGTCGTCGACTTCGAGTTGTCGGGCGCCGGGCAGCAACTCGTCGCCTTCGCCGGCGCGCAGGGCGGCCTGCACGTGCTGTTCACCGATGCCACCAGTGGCGTGACGACATACCCTGCCGCCAGGTCGCTGGCGATCGCCGCACCCGACCCCGACGGTGCGGTGACACTCGACTTCAACCGAGCATCGAACCTGCCGTGCGCGTTCACCGACTACGCGACCTGCCCGGTGGCACCCGCGCAGAACAAGCTCACCGTCGCCGTCGAGGCAGGCGAAAAGACGCCCCGGCGCTAA
- a CDS encoding family 2A encapsulin nanocompartment shell protein, whose product MTSAQNESQALGALAARQLANATKTVPQLETITPRFLLHLLSWVPVEAGIYRVNRVVNPDRVAIHAEVGGENIEDPLPQTYVDYQTSPREITLRAISTLLDVHTRVSDLYSSPHDQITQQLRLTIETIKERQESELINNPEYGLLSQVTPEQTIKTIKGAPTPDDLDALLTKVWKTPAFILTHPLGVAAFGREATWRGVPPVVVNLFGAQFITWRGIPIIPSDKVPVEKGKTKFILVRTGEERQGVVGLFQPGLVGEQAPGLSVRFTGIDRSGIASYLVTLYSSLAVLTDDALAVLEGAAVDQYHEYK is encoded by the coding sequence ATGACGTCAGCCCAGAATGAGTCTCAGGCGCTTGGTGCGCTTGCCGCGCGGCAACTCGCGAACGCGACCAAGACGGTCCCGCAGTTGGAGACCATTACTCCGCGGTTTTTGCTGCATCTGTTGAGCTGGGTGCCGGTCGAGGCCGGTATCTACCGGGTCAACCGGGTGGTCAATCCCGACCGGGTAGCGATCCATGCCGAGGTCGGCGGGGAGAACATCGAAGACCCGCTGCCTCAGACCTATGTCGACTACCAGACCAGCCCGCGCGAGATCACGTTGCGGGCCATCTCCACGCTGCTCGACGTGCACACCCGGGTCTCGGATCTGTATTCCAGCCCGCACGATCAGATCACCCAGCAGCTGCGGCTGACGATCGAGACGATCAAGGAACGCCAGGAATCCGAGCTGATCAACAACCCCGAGTACGGGTTGCTGTCCCAGGTCACCCCGGAGCAGACGATCAAGACCATCAAGGGCGCCCCGACCCCCGATGATCTCGATGCGCTGCTGACCAAGGTGTGGAAGACCCCGGCGTTCATCTTGACCCACCCACTCGGCGTCGCAGCCTTCGGCCGCGAGGCCACCTGGCGTGGGGTGCCCCCGGTGGTGGTCAACCTGTTCGGTGCGCAGTTCATCACCTGGCGCGGGATCCCGATCATCCCCAGTGACAAGGTGCCGGTGGAGAAGGGCAAGACCAAGTTCATCCTGGTGCGCACCGGTGAGGAACGCCAAGGCGTGGTCGGGCTGTTCCAGCCGGGTCTGGTCGGTGAGCAGGCCCCGGGTCTGTCGGTGCGTTTCACCGGCATCGACCGCTCCGGTATCGCCTCCTACCTGGTGACGCTGTACTCCTCGCTGGCCGTGCTCACCGATGACGCGCTGGCAGTGCTCGAAGGCGCGGCGGTGGACCAATACCATGAGTACAAGTGA
- a CDS encoding TQXA domain-containing protein: MTTFAVPAPAVAPVAVRRRVSPTPSVDLSRMTRYRPGTYSHTVDTILFTDGTSARTDLIRLNPNIEAYSLDFAGVSPSRPSRYRADTWSAVPHLQARAHEAEVDWILRNSFPTLSTTEISRRLRAAGYPLGTRNIAEHEAIAGTQAAIWRLTNGLELDDRPLNIPARVLHTSDSVRVEFDGERQLAGYSAMVSSSTESVLTLQKSADAVAWEDVPTSHLRVTEGVGLISKTLGVGSTISDNRTNRGGQGFRHYRLLIDGDATVSDVSFELHGSRTYRNAEPVVHLYDYLLSGARSAARQTVTPSLLASSAAVDGAVVGPFRLAATDAAAVRVSDGHTVVDADGAAVIQPLEPGAEFYLRVLPGSSGATLTIEVPGRAGGFGGRVITGVARDEVAGGYTPLALAVPAQLVVEFDVEWAAAVATAL; the protein is encoded by the coding sequence ATGACAACTTTCGCTGTCCCAGCCCCCGCTGTCGCGCCGGTCGCCGTCCGGCGCCGGGTGAGCCCGACACCGTCCGTCGATCTGTCGCGGATGACCCGGTACCGCCCGGGCACCTACTCGCACACCGTCGACACCATTCTGTTCACCGACGGCACGTCGGCGCGCACCGACCTGATCCGGCTCAACCCGAACATCGAGGCCTACTCCCTGGACTTCGCCGGTGTCTCACCGAGCAGACCGTCGCGCTACCGCGCCGATACCTGGTCGGCGGTGCCGCACCTGCAAGCCCGCGCCCACGAGGCCGAGGTTGACTGGATTCTGCGTAACTCCTTCCCGACGCTGTCGACCACTGAGATCAGCCGCCGGCTCCGCGCCGCGGGCTACCCGCTCGGCACCCGCAACATCGCCGAGCACGAGGCCATCGCCGGCACCCAGGCCGCCATCTGGCGGCTGACCAACGGACTCGAACTCGACGATCGTCCGCTCAACATCCCGGCTCGCGTCCTGCACACCAGTGACTCGGTGCGCGTCGAGTTCGACGGTGAGCGGCAACTGGCCGGCTATAGCGCGATGGTCTCGTCGAGCACCGAATCGGTTCTGACACTGCAGAAGTCGGCCGACGCGGTGGCCTGGGAGGATGTGCCAACCTCGCACCTGAGGGTGACTGAGGGTGTCGGCCTGATCAGCAAGACGCTCGGTGTCGGCAGCACGATTTCCGACAACCGCACCAACCGCGGCGGCCAGGGTTTCCGGCATTACCGGCTGCTCATCGACGGGGACGCCACCGTCAGCGACGTGAGCTTCGAACTTCACGGTTCGCGCACCTACCGCAACGCCGAGCCCGTCGTGCACCTCTATGACTACCTGCTCTCCGGGGCCCGCTCGGCAGCCCGGCAGACGGTGACCCCGTCGCTGCTGGCCTCGTCCGCCGCCGTCGATGGTGCGGTAGTGGGCCCGTTCCGATTGGCCGCCACCGACGCCGCTGCGGTCCGGGTGTCCGACGGTCATACCGTGGTCGACGCCGACGGCGCTGCTGTAATCCAGCCCCTGGAGCCCGGTGCCGAGTTCTATCTGAGGGTGCTCCCCGGTTCGTCGGGGGCGACCCTCACCATCGAGGTTCCCGGCCGGGCGGGCGGATTCGGTGGCCGGGTGATCACGGGCGTGGCCCGTGACGAGGTGGCCGGTGGGTACACGCCCCTGGCTTTGGCCGTCCCTGCCCAGTTGGTGGTCGAGTTCGACGTCGAGTGGGCAGCGGCGGTCGCAACCGCTCTGTAG